The sequence CGTCTGCACCCGGTGGAGATTTTTGTCCATGTTCTTCCGcaccttctcctcgatcACCAAGTTGAGCCGGGGCTCTCAGTATCTCCTTCGTCCAACTCATCCTGCCCATCTCCCGCAGACGTCCTTCTCCCTCACTGCACGCTCTTTCTCCGCGGTCAGCGCAGCCATGGCAGACACTTCCGGTGTGACAGCGGAATTGCTTcagaagaagctcgaggatgagctcgaggccaagacgGTCAAGATTGAAGATCTCTCTGGTAATTTATTTAACAAATACCATATGATCCACCTGCATGattcaaaaaagatgaatgAGTATACTAACGTCTTcttaaatttttttttggttttttgggggaaaaTAGGTGGTTGCGGACAAGCCTTCCAGGCCGTCATCGTCTCTGATAAATTCGCCGGCAAGAACTTGCTCGCGCGTCACCGTCTCGTCAATGCGGTGCTCAAGGAGGAAATTCCCAAGATTCACGCCTGGACACCAAAGTGCTACACCA comes from Penicillium oxalicum strain HP7-1 chromosome I, whole genome shotgun sequence and encodes:
- a CDS encoding putative bolA-like protein — protein: MFFRTFSSITKLSRGSQYLLRPTHPAHLPQTSFSLTARSFSAVSAAMADTSGVTAELLQKKLEDELEAKTVKIEDLSGGCGQAFQAVIVSDKFAGKNLLARHRLVNAVLKEEIPKIHAWTPKCYTTEQYEALGE